The Triplophysa dalaica isolate WHDGS20190420 chromosome 14, ASM1584641v1, whole genome shotgun sequence DNA window ATGTAAAACAATCTTCTTAACTAAAAACATGAGTTATCCAAAACTCATTGTAagaaaataatagtttatatCATGGAAAGCTCAGCTGTAAATGCAGACTAAAGTGTGTATCAAAGTAGATACACACATTGTCATTACATCTGGCAACATGACACAATAACCACTCATAAAAGTCTGGAAAGTCCATTTAACTGAACTTAATATCTATGACGAATGgattaaaaatagaaatgcaAGCACAAGGCGaagcaagaaaaagaaaacactctGACAGAAATAATTGATAGTTGCAGTGAATTGGTGGACTTGCCGTGGTTGCTGTGCCCTACTTTTCTCCTATCGCCGTCCAGGCAGACCTTTTAGTCTGAACACTGGAGGTACAGAGACGCTTTCTGCCACGCTTGATCTGTCACATCCATGGGGGGATGTGGTAACATTGTGAAATGAGAATGCTCAGCTTTGCTTTTCTTATTCAGGTTCActttttacacaatttattgTGGGGTTTGGATTTGATGCAGagctcatttcattttcatgtgcgTCATATAACATCATAAGGATGTTGCGACGCAGTCTCATCTTGGTCAAGGGGTCTTTGATTAGCTTCATCTCTGAAACTACCTGTTTGGCAAATGTTTGATCAACATCCTGACTGGCATCTAGCAATGTTTCAGACATACTTTTCAAAATCTTTACTTTCTCCATTTCGATTTGATCCACTGATTTTTCTCTCGGCTTCTTTTTGGCCTTCCTGTTATTTAGTCTTTCATGATAATCGACTGTGACCTGACGATAGTTGGATGAGGAGGCTTCAGGTGTGGGTATTGGAGTCGATGGTCTAGATGTGGGGTGGGAAGTGGATGACTCGGACACGTCTTCCTCTATCTCCTGGTCTTCTTCATCCTCATCTGTGATGTCATTCTCAAACTCATCCAACtagaaaaacattaaaggcATAATTAAAAACGAAAATCCTTATGGAATgctcacaatttattttaaaatgaaattaacttACACTCACTGTTATTTGAGACACCCGGTGGATAACAAAGGGTTGTAAAAACTTCAATTTTCTTAAAAGCCACTTCTGTCTGGAAGTTAGTTCTTTGTCACTGCAACCATTCTGTTTTATACGGAGCACTTTCCCATATTGTGTTCGGAGGGAAGAAGCTTTTGTTTGGACCTTGACGACTGCAGGTAAGAAATAAGACGTCAAATTTAGcacattaaaattgttttacatTGCTGTGTCGGTCCAGATATTCTCTATAGCGAAAAGGAAAAATTAGTCGCTATTTTAAATACTAATTCCAGTACTCAAGCATGAATTGTTATGTTTTCTGTCTATCACTACTCACCGAGAtgtttgctgttaatttacttATGCTGCCTTCACATGCTCTTGGTATTATCGTAAAAATTTGTTTCAGGGGGAAAATACTGCACATGAATGACCTCTGAAATAATTTTGATTCCTGAGTTCCCGAGCTGTGATTTCTGCTGTGAAAGATGATTTATTAGTTTTTCTGCCATTGTCTTGTTAAATTTGTACATgtttaaatgcatgaataacCATTTGAAGCATACTTTATGTTTTATACAATGCGAAAATAGCATGTTTTTCACCAATATTCCAGAATACTCAGCAAGCTGACTAGTAAAACTATACAATGGTTGAAAACTATTACATAACATTTTCCAAGACACACGCTAGCATGAATCTGGCGTCCTCATTTCTTTCGGAGAACAAAGCACCTGAACACAACCAGCTCGGAAGCATGACATCAGAAGTGGGAATTCTCGGAAATATGAGTTTCCTAGTTTAAAAATTGCAAACGAACGGCGCCTGATGTCGTGTTTACCACTGGGAAGTTGGGAAACAATTTTGATACCCACAATCGCCGAGATGGCGGTTCATAAACTTTAAACATGGCGAATGAACAAAAGTAGGGTATGGTTTCTGTTGTAGATGctatgctttttttattattaacgtACCATTTAACTTAACATTATCCCAAGATACACGCAAGTATAAAGATTGCGTCCTCCATTTTTCCAACAACACTCTACATGAATATAACAAGGTCGTAATCCTGACTTCAGAAGTGGGAATTATCACATTTCCGATAGTACGTAAAGGCATAATTCCCCCATAAACTATGACCCTGACAGTACTCACCGGGTTGCTGAACCGCCTCCGCTATCGTTCGCCAGGAttcatcttttatttctttgtcgTGGTAGTCCCTCGATGAAATATCATAAAGGCAGGAGTATTGTTGCCATAACTCCACGAACTTTTCCTCAACTACTCTGTCCCACCTGTTTGTATCAGCGCCATTGTCCCTCTTTCGTTTCGCCATGTTTGAATGCTGTGTACGGAAAAGCTACCGTGTTCCTATTGGGCAGCGCCACGACGCATACCCCCAACGTCAAGCCGCACGACAGCAACGTCACGGCGTAGGACATCAAAGAACCGCGAGAGCGATATAAAACCACATCATACAGCTGAAGGTGTTGACTTACTATAGCTTCGATTTTTTTAGGATATTTATTCcacaacaaagaaatacagTAATAAATATTAAGCTTATGAGCTTTTCAGCCTTCTTATTAGAAATGTCAGAAAAATGCACAAATAGTCTTGGCTATAACTTTTAAGTTTtcaaaaaaaaggttaaaaaataaataaaataagatcaaaatataaaaatcttcTGATTCTCTCTTTTGTAATGTGTGAAACTGATCAATCAGTTCTTCCAAACTCTAATCAATTTGCTTTTCACATTAATCttattgtttgctttttgtCAACAGTTGACTTATCtatgtctttattattttttaggaGGAACATCTGAGACTCAGCTGCAACCTCTATTAAATCTGAGTTATGAATCATCAAGCTTTGCGAGAAAAATATTTCCTCTGGGAGCGTCTGCACTATATGAGGTTAGTGAACTAAAGCCAAGCTCTCAATACACCTGAGATGTTGGTTCACATAGAGTTGACGATGAAGTATGTTGAAGTCAATATAAAAGCACATATTGCGATGACGCTTTTTCAAGTCTCTTAAGAGGATTTTCAGTGCTTTGAATTACAGGTTCAATGTTATTTATCTGCAACAATTCATCTGCTTCCTCTACTGAGTACAAAAAAGatcatatcaaataaaaaaattgggcAAAGACTTTATTCTTATTGATAATCGGAGGATGCGGTAATATctaaattgaaaatatattcaTCGTGTTACAGACTATTACCAGGCTGTAGATAGTAGTTATCATAAGGTATGCTAAAGTCTATTGTCATGTGGATGGTAATCCTGCGGTCTATTCCCTATGGGCCTCTCAGGTCTCAGTACAGTCAATTATGATGTGTCCGCAGGCTCCAGTCTACATGCAGCTGATATGAGACCTGACTCATTCAGTCCCAGTTTGTCTCAAACTGCCATTACTCACCTAAATACTGGGCTGCCAGAATGTGACAGCCAAGTATGTCAGATTTGTTGACATGTGAGAAGcttatatatcaatatatatatatatatatatattatagtataGTGTAGTTGTTGCCATAAAAACAGACAGTAGTAGACAAATGAGGTTACTGAATGGCATTTTGCATGACGTTTGCTATTCATGCCTCTCGTGTTATTTGGTTATCAAACATGAAATGTATGGCACGAAATGAAAAaacttgaacacaaaagaagatatttggaagaatgtagaaGAGTAAAAAGCTCTCGGGCACTTTTGACGAgtctaccattgtaattttgcCTTTCATGATAGTATGGTgaaaagcattcttccagatatcgtttttctgtttttatcagaacaaagaaatgtatacagatttagtACAACttaagggtaagtaaataatgaccgTCACTTTAAGCTTCAGTTTACACTCTGAGCACAACTAAGcaacatgcatacaaaatgTTAAGTACATGTTTAATAATACTATAATAAAGAGTGAAGACCTCAGTTTTCACATGACCAAATTTGGCTTATGTTTTGCAAATTACACTAAACAGTAACTTTATTTTGTTACACAAGAGGACTCAATTGGTTTGATCCTCTATGTTCTGACATGTGGGTTGCTTAGTAACAGGTAAACATAAGTTCTCAGTTTCAAGAGAATATTAGTCTGTAGTGCTCTACAAGCAGCAATCATCAACAGTGTGCACATCCATCTCAATCAGATAGACAAAGACAGCTCTCCTGTTAAAGAGCGCGTAGGATGCACATGTTTAAGTGCATTGGTGGGTGTCCTGAAAAGGGTGCACTTTAGGTTGTGCCATAATGTTTATCTTCGTGCAATAGCTCACAAGATGTATAATATTATCTGGATCTATGACAAAATCTATCATTTTACAACGCTGTCTGTccgactttcttctgcagaccacaaaagatcttttgaagaCAGTTGGTACCCAAACATTACCCCCCAAGCGTTGGGCCACATTTCGGCCACAAAACcactattttttttctaaaaaaaaaaaattgtgtttcacAGCAGGGTCATACTACAGGTTTGAGATACGATGGGCTAACAGCTTTTTATTTGGGGTTTGAACTTTAATTCAGTGTATCTAAACGTTGTCATTATGTCgctctgaaatgttttttatgcatcCGCTACAGGCAGTTTGGGACAGAACAGCATGATGCATACCCATGTGGTCTCTGATGGCCCCTGACAGAATGAGGGTGCCTGGATTGGGTAGAGGCAATGGAGTATAGGGGTGGGATGGGGAGGGGGGACTAGTTTCCTGTCAGTCTTTGTACATGTGTGCATGCCATGCATTGCTTTGTGCTAGTGTGCAGTGCTATAGGGGGTGGTGACAGGTGGAATCTTTCATCTTTGAGTagtcattttcaaaaacacactCGCGTATAGCTTGAAGTGGGTAGGTTCAAAAGGCCATAATGCGAAAGGCTTCTGATTATTGTTTGCACGTTTTTGCTCATTCTGTAGTGGGAGTGTGTCTCATGTCCTTTACTAAAGAAAGCACAAACGACCCTGATGTACCCGCACCGACTGCCCCCAACACCCATTCAAGACCCCCACCCTACTTCAGCTCAAGTCATGACACCAGGAATAGAGAGATGCCATTTAAAATAACGTGCAGACAACACATGCACTCACACAGCCAGACATTTATACACGTGGATGTCTAAGACATCACCCGTCACATGCCACACAACCGATGTACTTAAACAACAAAAACGGCAACTCTGAGCAATTGTGAAGCAATATGTCACTGTTGAAATGATTGACAGAGTCTGTCTCTCAGGGCAAAACGTGAAAAATTAGCACAGAAAAGCGTGTGTGCAGCAGAAGGTTGAGTTAGTTAATTCAATAACAGGTTGCGGTCTAGATGAGAATTGCGGTAGGATATCATGTGTGCCACAGGGAATGTCAGTGTCACGACCTTTGGGGGCACGTAGACAAAAGGATCGTGATACTTTTCTTATCGGACCCACCATCTGTGGTTGTGTCGAGGGGGGCCGCGGGGACGTGAAAACAATTTGACCACGAAATCTCCGCCCACGAGTTGAAAAGCAGAGCGCTAAATTCGTGTTCTGGGAGGAGTTAGAGACGAATTTCTCAATGTACCgacacacatttattatttgcaaatgtgaaTCCATCGATAACGagagtgaaagaaaaacatttgaggTGCGAAGTTGCGTCCCTCCCTCCAAACTGAAGTATAGAAAGCCTCTCTGGTTTGCACTGCAAGCAGCGGGCTGAGAGCAAGGACGACGAGGTTAAGGCAGTAGTTTGGGGGTCGTTGGAGTTTATTATCTGATGCTTGGTGTTTTTCTGTGGATTCGGAGCAGTTCTACAGGTCCCCTTTTGCAATCCCGGCAGTTTCACAACCACATCGTTTCGTGAAGCTCGGGACGACGAAGAAGACGCCCGTTGTTTTGGATTTCGAGGTGAGATTTGTCGGTTTGATAACCTGTTAATGTTTACATGAATGCGGAGTTGTGACGGATTGGCAGTGCGCTGTGTTTATCAAATTGTTTAGTTTAAGTCAAGTAGACAAACAACGTGGTTCGTTTTTTACTGAAACGGTCCCGTATATGGTTATGTTTCAGGAGGAGAGCGAATGTAACAGATTAACACTTAggtgtgtttattattttgacagACACTGATCATGACTCTGGTTTATCATAGACTTTCTTCTCAGTCCGGCGATTAAAACAATCCATTGGTTTTATTATTGAGTTTAACTATGGTTTTTGTAGTCAACCCACAGTAACCACAATGTAGGATTAACCCGTAACCGTAGTTACCCGTGAAATGTGTAGTAAAACTGTAGTGATACAAATGGCAATCACGCTGAGAACGTGTTGACGTTAACTTCAGTTAACGTTACGCGCTGCGTGTCTTTTATAAAGGTGTAACTGTAACTGTTTCGAGcgagataaaatatatataaaaaagaaatgatttataacgaagtaaaaaaaacactataaaacgTTTGCTTAGATTTGTACCCTGTGCTTTCTCGCACAGCAGCACAAACAAAGATTTCCCACAAATCCCTTCTGCGTTCTCTTCCTATATCTCGGAGGTTATATATGAACTGGTGACGGCGGCTGTCTTTTCAATGTAATTAGTTAAGTAATGCTCGGGGAAAGTCTGGGAGGATCAGGAGGATTCAAGCTGGCGCTTTTCCCACGGGTTCTGACAACAATCAGCGTGTGTTGTCCAGTATGTCCCGTCAAAACTCTAGTTATATCTCCCCAGACACGCGGGGTCAGCAGATGGAAATCTCCCCTGCCGTGGGGTTTCAGTTCAGTGCCAGTCTAAATCAATCACGCATcgcgtgtctgtctgtctttctaacTATTCGTTGATCACATCTCCCTGATATTTacagtgtctgtctgtctatatatCTCAGATATAATCATTCAATAGAGGGATATTTTCCATACTCTACAACAATGCACCATTACATCCATTATAGGGATTTTCCTGAGGACTAAAATCATGTATGAATATTATCTTTGGATGTATTCCAAGAACAACAGAAACAGGACTGGGTGGCTAATGTATCCTGGACAATGCAGAATATAATGCGTCTAATCTTTAAATGCACTTGTGAGGTGAAGACTGTTTGTCCAGACACCCAAAATAATCAAATAGTCATTTTTAAGATAAGACCACACCGTCTATAAAGGGATTGGTCAatcaaaacagaaatgtcagttgctaacattcttcccaaatctttctttgtgttcaaccaaacaaagagatttatacaggtttggaataactggAGCGTTAGTAATTCATGAcggaattttccttttttggggaactatccctttaaatggtgACATACGGCAACGGATTTGATGTGTATTGAAATCAGGTGTCATGTTTTTGAAGCCCCTCTGTATAGTCACTCTTAAAATGAGCAATTCATAGCTcattaaatctcaaaattaaaacacaggTCTCAAATCTTTATTTGCAAATGTCGAACGTTATTAAATTGATTATGCTGTATGCGGTTTGGATGAAACGGACCCTATCCTGGACTCTGCTTTTGTAGCCTGACATAAAGGTTTGCTGCACTTGTTCCACAAAGCAGACTCGGACCAGTTTTCAATTAGTCAGGCACTTGTGCGTGAAGATATTGGCTCTGAGGGATCCATTAATGCTGGTCTCTAGTGGCTTTAGAGTTTAGCTAAATGCTGATGTCAGAACCACTTCactcacacaacacaaaaacgAGAAACCCAGAGCTTTAACCTTTATATTCCTCAGAGCTATTGAAAGACTTTAcaaatgccattttattgtgGGCATGTGGATATCGGAGGATTTCGAAACAACATGTGTCCCATGGAAAAGTGACCGAGATTAATTTGGGATTCCGGGCATATTTgggaaaaaatgacaacaaagcATTGTGAATTTGTCTTAATATACCATAATCTTTTGTGTATTGATAAATTGTTGTATCACTGTTGCTTTGATACCTGTTATGACTGATGACTAATCATTTGTTAGTGTATTAATGGTCATTTTTGTATCCAACTTTATTATTCAGACCAAAATAAAATCCTTTATATGGAACATACTTTGAAAGTGGTCCACTTTGCACTTATTCTCTGAGACTAATGCGCATTTAGTAGGTGGTAGCGGAAGTCTGTCTGGTTCTGCTTGAGCGACACAGAATTGTTCTTTCACCAAAGCATCAAGCTACTGGAAATTAATCTATGCCGCTTTGTGGTGGGAAGTCCTTGTTGAGAGCAAGAGGCCTATCTCCAGGCTGTAATATTAATATCAGTTGACACGCTGGTAAATGAGCTTGTGGTCAGGGCTGGTTTGATCTTCACCGCACTTCCCACATATCTAATTTGTGCAGGTGATTCATTCCACCATGAGCTCTCAGCCGTGAGCCCCCAGTGAGATGCTCTTATTGACAGTAGAGCGAAATCCCTGGGAGAAAAGGAGGTCAAGTCATCACTTTCTTCCAAGTTTCAGGCATCAGAGCTACATGAGCTGGCAGTGTGTAGCGTGCAGAGGATGTGCAGTGAGATAGAGCATCTATTGCCTTGAAAAGAAAATTGCTTTTCCCCCGTTTGCTGGAGGACTCTCATCTAATGTGTGTGACATGTGCTTCACACAGTAATGAGTTAGGGACCCTGTTGCCTCCAAGATATACAAAATTTGCTAAGAAGTCGCGTAGATTAAATACCTTGAAGAACGTGTATGGTTTGTTCATGGGTTCTTCAAAAATGTAAAGGCAtgttaaatggacagttcacttATGAAAATTCGCttctcatttattcactctcatgttaATTTATTCCACACCTATGTGAACTTTTGCTGTGGGAACACaaagtgaaacattttgaagaatgtactgGTTGTTTTTCTGTGCAATTAAATGAATGAGGTTGGTAGAGCTCCACCGTTACAAAAGACACAATAACCccataaaaacagtaaatatatatacatatatatatatatagttatatatattacaatgtaaatgtatacattttcatttttggttgaactttaACATTTCCTTTTGGTTAAAACCTCTAATTGTAACACATATATCCTTTCCTTAAGTctgcacaaacaaaacaaaagcttaAGGGCACATGGGTTTGAGAAACTTAAGAGGACGAGGGCTCCAAAGGATATTCAGGACATGAATGTCCAGTTGCCCGGGTATATAACAGGACCTCTTTATCAATAGGAAACAGATTGCTTGTTTGTGTTCGGCCCAAAGACTCCTCATGCTTATCTATTATTCAGGCAATTTCCTATAATAGTGCGCCTTGAATGTAATGAGGTGAAAGTATGCGTATAACAAGCTGGATCATTCTGATAACTGGGAGTCTCACAGTTATCTacaatgcttcttatactgagaaaaacagattttagaTGTTTAAAGTCCATCTTGATTTGTTCATGCTATATCGTTTGAAATGCAGGTTTCATATTTGTTATAGACAGAATAGATAATATGTATCAGAAATCGCTCACTTGTTCACTCATTCAAGTGAAGAACtttggacacaaaaacataatatatcCTGCGTCTTACAGTACTATTGCGTACATTCGTCATAACGCTTATATTACACctagttaaaaataaatttgacattatttgtcatgtttattgtattagtttttaataaagagaacaaaacaaatgtttgcctCGTTTATTTACTATTAGATGTGAATAAAAACCCAAGATGTaaattaaacccaaaggttcaagtactttttccaccctgcactatgaatgtttacatgttgtgttcaataaaaacatgaaaacgtataatgtttgtgcggtattagtttaagcaaactgtgtttctctattgttgtgacttagatgaagatcagaacacattttatgaccaatttatgaagaaatccaagtaagcccaaagggttcacatactttttctttcaactgtataacgtttattaaaattacttaatatttttaaaataaaacactgataaatataaaaaaatcatttaatctgtttattctcaaaaggaagaaaataactgtcaacaacaacaaacacaaatacataaacgTACATTCGTGGCGTTAAAGGAACACTTTACTTTTTTGGGAAAAAGGCTCATTCACCGACTCCCCCAGAGTTAATAAGTTGAGTTTTACTGTTTTGGAATCCATTCAGACCATCTCCGGGTCTGGcaatagcacttttagcatagatTTGGAATAGATCACTGAATCCAATTACACCAGTAGCATTgtgttcaaaaatgaccaaagagtttcGATATTATATAAGAGTTTCCTATTTTAAATTTGACTCTTCTGTAATCTTCAGTGCTTCTCTATTGTGTGCTAAAACTGGCGGAAGTGGAAAGTTGCAATTTTCACGGCCGGTATGATTAGGAACTATACTACCGTTACGGCGTAATAATCAAGCAACTTTGCTGCCGTAACATGGCCGCAGCAGGCGCAGCGATATCATGCAGCGCATTTCCACGGCCATGTTACAGCAGCAAACTTGCTTGATTATTATGCCGGAATGGGAGTATAGTTCCTAATCATATCATATAGACAATCGCaacttttaattttcatgtgatgCTAATTGTCTAATTGGAATCAATGATCAATGCTAAGCTATGGTGCTATCGTCAGACCCAGAGATGGGCTGAATAGATTCCAAAACGGTAAAACTTAATTTATTAACTCTGGGGGAGAATGAGGATATTTCCcaaaaagtggagtgttcctttaacGGTCACTCTCCTCCAGGTAATTCGAATCAGACGGTTGATTCGtgttgtatcatgggaaataaTGAGTGTACGAGTGAACATTGGATGTACACttaaaatcagaatgcatttgTTGGTAAAAAGTAGTGAACGAATGTAGGGAATGATTTGTT harbors:
- the wu:fb74b10 gene encoding uncharacterized protein wu:fb74b10 isoform X1; translation: MAKRKRDNGADTNRWDRVVEEKFVELWQQYSCLYDISSRDYHDKEIKDESWRTIAEAVQQPVVKVQTKASSLRTQYGKVLRIKQNGCSDKELTSRQKWLLRKLKFLQPFVIHRVSQITVSLDEFENDITDEDEEDQEIEEDVSESSTSHPTSRPSTPIPTPEASSSNYRQVTVDYHERLNNRKAKKKPREKSVDQIEMEKVKILKSMSETLLDASQDVDQTFAKQVVSEMKLIKDPLTKMRLRRNILMMLYDAHENEMSSASNPNPTINCVKSEPE
- the wu:fb74b10 gene encoding uncharacterized protein wu:fb74b10 isoform X2, yielding MAKRKRDNGADTNRWDRVVEEKFVELWQQYSCLYDISSRDYHDKEIKDESWRTIAEAVQQPVVKVQTKASSLRTQYGKVLRIKQNGCSDKELTSRQKWLLRKLKFLQPFVIHRVSQITLDEFENDITDEDEEDQEIEEDVSESSTSHPTSRPSTPIPTPEASSSNYRQVTVDYHERLNNRKAKKKPREKSVDQIEMEKVKILKSMSETLLDASQDVDQTFAKQVVSEMKLIKDPLTKMRLRRNILMMLYDAHENEMSSASNPNPTINCVKSEPE